A DNA window from Thiothrix subterranea contains the following coding sequences:
- a CDS encoding polysaccharide deacetylase family protein yields the protein MKGIISKLAAICLSAMLLSVNSQAATNQPGIVLTFDDTSAALWHNFFAGRTDNVRATFFVSQWHTLSTAQIQQLRDLQNRGHEIGCHSRNHIGVGQYLFDPNRTLEYVNTEVIPAIRNMNNDGFYPISFSYPSGERNENYDAVIRPYLPYLRTTYYDSSRSLAQTEQIYHNSDKVYAVLAGASLDNRYGVTIAEIEQALIRAKNNNEIINLYGHYIFDDRSLDADSTYAIRASKLNQIIAIAQRLGLKFYTFHEAFEIPNQPPSPSVSPLNSSNNTGTTPSNSLSSVPPEVIPQTNNNGGGGGSFPLSYLLLTFVLMLRQSFRAKP from the coding sequence ATGAAGGGTATTATTAGTAAACTAGCAGCGATCTGTTTGTCAGCTATGCTTTTATCGGTCAATAGCCAAGCAGCAACCAATCAGCCGGGCATTGTTTTGACCTTCGATGACACCAGTGCGGCTCTTTGGCATAATTTTTTTGCAGGCAGGACGGATAATGTGCGTGCCACATTCTTCGTCAGTCAATGGCATACCTTGTCCACGGCACAGATACAGCAACTACGGGATTTGCAAAACCGAGGACATGAAATAGGTTGCCACAGCCGTAACCATATAGGGGTGGGGCAGTATCTTTTCGATCCCAATCGAACGTTGGAATATGTCAATACCGAAGTGATTCCAGCAATACGTAACATGAATAACGATGGATTCTATCCGATCAGCTTTTCCTATCCTTCTGGGGAACGGAATGAAAATTACGACGCTGTTATCAGACCTTATTTGCCTTATTTACGCACAACTTATTATGACTCAAGTCGATCACTTGCCCAAACTGAGCAAATCTACCACAACAGTGATAAGGTATACGCTGTCCTTGCTGGGGCGAGCCTTGATAACCGCTATGGTGTTACGATCGCAGAAATTGAGCAGGCGCTAATTCGCGCAAAAAATAATAATGAAATCATTAATTTATACGGGCATTATATATTTGATGATAGATCGTTGGATGCAGATTCTACCTATGCGATACGTGCCAGCAAGTTGAATCAGATCATTGCGATAGCCCAACGATTGGGACTGAAGTTTTATACGTTTCATGAAGCTTTTGAAATTCCTAACCAACCACCTTCCCCCTCGGTTTCTCCATTAAATAGCAGTAATAATACTGGCACGACTCCTTCAAATAGTCTTTCTAGCGTACCACCTGAAGTCATTCCACAAACCAATAATAACGGTGGCGGCGGTGGCAGTTTCCCTCTCAGTTATCTACTGCTTACTTTTGTCCTAATGCTTCGTCAGTCATTTAGAGCAAAACCATAA
- a CDS encoding fibronectin type III domain-containing protein, which yields MRNFFKKWIVIYWLAVVFVTSVQAATNQPGVVLTFDDTSTGLWHNFFANRTDNVRATFFVTKWHELSRPTQIDQLRDLQNKGYEIGCHSYDHTGVGEFLFNPSRTQEYVNTQVIPAIQNMQADGFDPVSFSYPSGERDENYDAAIRPYLPYLRTTFYDAGKQLAQMDEIYHNSDKTYGVLEGESLDNRYGRTVAEIEQALIRAKNNNEIITLYGHYIFDDTSPDADSQYAIRASKLNQIIDIAKGLGLKFYTFKEAFDLTNGIITPPLAPTSLTATALSNSQVRLNWVDASSDETGFKIERCQGATCTGFAEVGTVSANGITFSDSNLVSNTSYRYRIRAYRGTNHSSYSSTVTTATLAAPSLLAAPTSLTATALSSSQVRLNWVDASSNETGFKIERCLNAACTNFTVIKTTGANIVQFTNTNLQANKNYRYRIRAYRGTVYSDYSNTVDITVSTPSTAIAAPANLTATVLAGNKVRLNWIDASNNETGFEVERCLKAGCTSFEFLGSLAANAVSFTDSDSTLESGESYRYRVRAYQTNGTYSAYSNIIALNM from the coding sequence ATGAGAAATTTTTTCAAAAAATGGATCGTAATCTATTGGTTAGCTGTTGTATTTGTCACCAGTGTCCAAGCAGCAACCAATCAACCGGGCGTCGTATTAACCTTTGATGACACTAGTACGGGGCTTTGGCATAATTTTTTTGCAAACAGGACTGATAATGTACGCGCCACGTTCTTTGTAACCAAGTGGCATGAGTTATCCCGTCCTACCCAGATCGACCAACTACGGGATTTGCAAAACAAGGGGTATGAAATAGGTTGCCACAGTTATGATCATACCGGCGTGGGTGAGTTTTTGTTTAATCCTAGTCGGACGCAGGAATACGTGAATACTCAAGTCATCCCCGCCATACAAAATATGCAAGCCGATGGCTTCGATCCAGTTAGTTTTTCATACCCATCCGGTGAGCGCGACGAAAACTATGACGCGGCTATCAGACCGTACCTTCCTTATTTGCGCACAACTTTTTACGATGCGGGCAAACAACTGGCGCAAATGGATGAAATCTACCATAACAGCGACAAAACCTATGGCGTTCTGGAAGGGGAAAGCCTTGATAATCGCTATGGACGCACTGTGGCAGAAATAGAACAAGCACTGATTCGTGCGAAAAATAACAATGAAATTATTACCTTGTATGGTCATTATATCTTTGACGATACTTCACCGGATGCAGATTCCCAGTATGCGATTCGTGCCAGCAAACTGAATCAAATTATTGATATTGCAAAAGGGCTGGGCTTGAAGTTTTATACGTTTAAGGAAGCTTTTGATCTTACCAATGGCATCATTACGCCCCCGCTTGCTCCGACTAGTCTGACAGCAACAGCCCTCTCCAACAGTCAAGTACGCCTAAACTGGGTGGATGCCAGTAGTGATGAAACGGGCTTCAAGATTGAACGCTGCCAAGGTGCAACCTGTACTGGCTTTGCGGAGGTCGGCACGGTTTCTGCCAATGGCATTACCTTTAGTGACAGTAATCTTGTGAGTAACACCAGCTACCGTTACCGAATACGCGCCTACCGAGGAACGAATCACTCAAGCTATTCCAGCACTGTGACCACTGCGACACTAGCTGCACCGTCTTTGTTGGCTGCCCCGACTAGCCTGACAGCAACCGCCCTCTCCAGCAGCCAAGTACGCCTAAATTGGGTAGATGCCAGCAGCAATGAAACCGGCTTTAAGATTGAGCGCTGCCTCAATGCGGCTTGTACTAACTTTACAGTGATCAAAACGACAGGGGCGAATATTGTCCAGTTTACCAATACCAATTTACAGGCAAATAAAAACTACCGTTATCGAATTCGTGCTTACCGAGGAACCGTTTATTCTGATTATTCCAATACGGTAGATATAACTGTATCCACACCCTCAACCGCGATTGCTGCACCTGCCAATTTGACTGCAACGGTACTTGCTGGCAATAAGGTGCGTTTAAATTGGATAGATGCCAGCAACAATGAAACAGGGTTCGAGGTGGAACGTTGCCTAAAAGCGGGTTGCACCAGCTTTGAATTTTTAGGTAGCCTCGCGGCAAATGCAGTGAGCTTTACCGATAGTGACTCCACACTGGAGAGTGGCGAGAGCTACCGTTATCGCGTGCGGGCTTACCAGACCAACGGCACTTATTCCGCCTATAGCAACATTATCGCACTAAATATGTGA